TATTCCAAAGCATTCTTTGCGAAATAGTTTGAGCTCTATATAGTGTGTGGCAATACCCCAAAAGTACTTTTGAGTGAGCATGCTCAGCCAAAAGGGAGGGGAAACCGGGAATGATCAATTTATTGTAAATAAATGGTTATTCGGTACAATTCTGCCCAGTTATTGTTGGGATACTAGACCAAATATATGGACGCACATACGCTTACTCACCTCAAGGCTCTCGAAGCCGAAAGCATTCACATTATCCGTGAAGTAGCTGCTGAATTCGATAATCCTGTCATGCTTTATTCGGTTGGAAAAGATTCTGCCGTGATGCTGCATTTAGCGCGTAAGGCATTTGCGCCGGGCAGACTTCCATTCCCGTTGCTGCATGTTGATACCAACTGGAAATTTCGCGAAATGATTGAATTTCGTGATTACATGGCGAAAAAATACGATTTCGACCTGTTGGTGCATAAAAATCCTGAAGGCATGGAAATGGGAATTAGCCCATTTGAACATGGCAGCGCGAAGCACACAGATATCATGAAAACCCAAGGTTTAAAGCAAGCTTTAAATCAGTATGGTTTTGATGCAGCCTTTGGTGGTGCGCGTCGTGATGAAGAAAAATCTCGCGCGAAAGAGCGTGTGTATTCTTTCCGTGATAAGCACCATCGTTGGGACCCTAAAAACCAACGTCCAGAGCTTTGGAATGTCTACAACGGTAAAGTGAATAAAGGCGAGAGTATTCGCGTATTCCCTCTGTCAAACTGGACGGAGCTAGATATCTGGCAGTACATCTACCTTGAAAACATCGAAATCGTTCCTCTATATAAAGCTGAGAAACGTCCAGTGGTTGAGCGCGATGGCACTTTGATCATGGTCGATGACGATCGCATGCCAATTGAAGAGGGAGAAGAGATTCAACAACGTATGGTTCGATTCCGTACTTTAGGTTGTTACCCTCTGACAGGCGCAGTGGAATCAGAAGCCACAACTTTGCCTGAAATCATTCAAGAAATGCTGCTGACTAAAACATCGGAGCGCCAAGGACGTGTGATTGATCACGACCAAGCGGGCTCGATGGAGCAGAAGAAAAAAGAAGGCTACTTCTAGCCCCAGTTTGGTTGGTTAGAGATGCGATTGAACCGACGATTCGTCGAAGGTTTATAAGTACAACGATAATTCAGTGATTTGCGCTCGATATCGCGAATTGCTAGAAAACTTGCATACATGCAGGAGTTTGGAATGAGTCACGCCTCGGATTTGATTGCTGAAGATATTGAAGCGTATCTAAAACAGCACGAACAAAAGGATTTGCTCCGCTTTTTAACATGCGGAAGCGTTGATGATGGTAAAAGCACCTTAATCGGTCGTTTGCTACATGATTCAAAGATGATCTATGAAGATCAACTTTCAGCGATT
This genomic window from Echinimonas agarilytica contains:
- the cysD gene encoding sulfate adenylyltransferase subunit CysD encodes the protein MDAHTLTHLKALEAESIHIIREVAAEFDNPVMLYSVGKDSAVMLHLARKAFAPGRLPFPLLHVDTNWKFREMIEFRDYMAKKYDFDLLVHKNPEGMEMGISPFEHGSAKHTDIMKTQGLKQALNQYGFDAAFGGARRDEEKSRAKERVYSFRDKHHRWDPKNQRPELWNVYNGKVNKGESIRVFPLSNWTELDIWQYIYLENIEIVPLYKAEKRPVVERDGTLIMVDDDRMPIEEGEEIQQRMVRFRTLGCYPLTGAVESEATTLPEIIQEMLLTKTSERQGRVIDHDQAGSMEQKKKEGYF